The following proteins are co-located in the Xyrauchen texanus isolate HMW12.3.18 chromosome 43, RBS_HiC_50CHRs, whole genome shotgun sequence genome:
- the LOC127635674 gene encoding non-histone chromosomal protein HMG-14A-like, with the protein MPKRSKANNDSEVSEPKRRSERLVNKPAPPKAEPKPKKAPAKPKKTKEPKAAKEEEKKEEVPAENGETKADDEASATEDADKKEEDGE; encoded by the exons ATGCCTAAAAGGAGCAAA GCGAATAATGATTCTGAAGTCTCTGAG CCTAAAAGAAGGTCGGAGAGATTGGTAAAC AAACCTGCACCCCCAAAGGCGGAGCCTAAGCCAAAG AAGGCACCTGCCAAACCTAAGAAAACTAAGGAACCCAAGGCAGccaaggaggaggagaagaaagaggAGGTGCCCGCAGAAAACGGAGAGACAAAAGCTGATGATGAG gCATCGGCAACAGAAGACGCCGACAAGAAAGAAGAAGACGGGGAATAA